The proteins below are encoded in one region of Halostella salina:
- a CDS encoding type II toxin-antitoxin system death-on-curing family toxin produces the protein MDEEPESISYLSADDIRDIHELIVESDADTAAGISSPGDIEYTVEHIQEGHFGQVPESLHEKAYHLLRLIAANHPFVDGNKRTALMSTRIFYALNGRRFDYNREIKEILKALATDEGSVDEDDVIEYLRAHTEPLAQEYEATINLWLARIEGTEQLPTEHDTVDQESNEPNDYDDDAHSEG, from the coding sequence ATGGACGAAGAACCGGAGTCAATCAGCTATTTGTCGGCTGATGATATCCGTGACATTCACGAGTTAATCGTGGAGTCAGATGCGGACACGGCAGCGGGCATCTCTTCACCAGGTGATATCGAATATACCGTCGAACATATCCAAGAAGGCCATTTCGGGCAGGTTCCCGAGTCGCTCCACGAGAAGGCATATCATCTGCTGCGACTCATTGCGGCGAATCATCCATTCGTCGATGGCAACAAGCGAACGGCGCTCATGTCGACCCGAATTTTCTACGCGCTGAATGGCCGCCGCTTTGACTACAATCGGGAGATCAAAGAGATTCTGAAGGCGCTCGCGACAGATGAGGGCAGTGTCGATGAGGACGACGTGATCGAGTATCTACGAGCGCACACAGAGCCGCTTGCCCAAGAGTACGAGGCGACCATCAACCTGTGGCTGGCACGTATTGAGGGCACAGAACAGCTACCCACGGAGCACGACACAGTCGATCAGGAATCCAACGAACCGAACGATTATGACGACGACGCCCATAGTGAGGGGTAA
- a CDS encoding SWIM zinc finger family protein, giving the protein MDVTEDTVRDVCTDAVFERGERYLAESRIHEIHRVDSTVTAVLSGSRQYDVRVDLATDGFAPWCDCPYDGPGACKHVVAVLLRCVDDPPPDEGDQLDAALNGADADELRAFLRDVLATDADLRARFLARVGEPTSQSADELRASIDRRFEETNPKYHVVFDPIDFTQWFDLANKYREQGRHASAATVYRALVESLDDNMERVDGAYDHFSRAFSRALDGYVDCAATAVRDADAVTDAVAFLEERATSGTPFLAEHFEKAAVDLRERADESSCDSCVAFDDAHKFEDHEN; this is encoded by the coding sequence ATGGACGTAACTGAGGACACAGTTCGAGATGTCTGCACGGACGCAGTCTTCGAACGCGGCGAACGATATCTTGCTGAGAGTCGTATCCACGAGATCCACCGCGTCGACAGCACCGTCACCGCCGTCTTGAGCGGCAGCCGTCAGTACGATGTTCGTGTTGACCTCGCCACCGACGGGTTCGCCCCGTGGTGTGATTGTCCGTACGACGGGCCGGGTGCGTGCAAGCACGTCGTCGCCGTATTGCTTCGGTGTGTCGACGACCCACCACCAGACGAAGGCGATCAACTCGACGCCGCACTCAATGGCGCCGACGCCGACGAACTCCGCGCGTTCCTGCGTGACGTACTCGCGACCGATGCGGATCTCCGCGCCCGGTTTCTCGCCCGCGTCGGCGAGCCGACGAGCCAGTCGGCTGATGAGCTTCGTGCCTCGATCGATCGGCGGTTCGAAGAGACGAACCCTAAGTACCACGTCGTTTTCGACCCCATCGACTTCACGCAGTGGTTCGATCTCGCGAACAAGTACCGCGAGCAGGGGCGGCACGCGTCGGCGGCGACCGTCTACCGGGCACTCGTCGAGTCGCTCGACGACAACATGGAGCGCGTCGACGGCGCGTACGACCACTTCTCACGTGCATTCAGTCGGGCGCTCGACGGATATGTCGACTGTGCCGCGACTGCGGTGCGCGACGCTGATGCGGTCACTGACGCCGTCGCATTCCTTGAGGAGCGGGCGACATCGGGAACACCGTTCCTCGCGGAACACTTCGAGAAGGCAGCAGTCGATCTCCGGGAAAGGGCGGATGAGTCGTCCTGCGATAGCTGTGTCGCCTTCGATGACGCCCACAAGTTCGAAGATCACGAGAATTAG
- a CDS encoding biosurfactant protein 1: MHNRYSDFEELRPTGEASHIPDTRLDDGCESDPRRQRIAPSSGGYPDATTAAGGECKSCGASVPDGQTKCRFCLTNHLGSGATRTNETASTTCLGIVHLVVESTTFYGAVAKGGAAANLLSANEAEPVVDDYTLIYDLDEAPARQLAEQWPSLPDAVQVSSEEGERLLSVARDRTGWHGQEASERQEQAPTRLYDQRGDGIRDASRLDAVLADADDAVRLVPAIALTESAGEAGADRQESSIPTTQELDCQTCGRATDHQFKTHESVPDEAWTGQPIWECRVCGSARYGPSLE; the protein is encoded by the coding sequence ATGCACAACAGATATTCTGATTTTGAAGAACTGCGGCCGACCGGCGAGGCGTCCCACATTCCGGACACGAGGCTGGACGACGGGTGTGAAAGTGACCCTCGGCGGCAACGCATCGCGCCGAGTTCTGGCGGCTATCCTGATGCGACGACGGCCGCCGGTGGCGAGTGCAAGTCGTGTGGGGCGTCAGTCCCAGACGGCCAGACGAAATGCCGGTTCTGTCTCACCAACCATCTCGGGAGTGGCGCCACTAGAACGAACGAGACAGCGTCGACGACGTGCCTCGGCATCGTCCACTTGGTCGTCGAGTCGACCACGTTCTACGGCGCCGTCGCGAAGGGCGGCGCCGCGGCGAACCTCCTCTCCGCCAACGAGGCGGAGCCGGTCGTCGACGACTACACGCTCATCTACGACCTCGACGAGGCGCCGGCGCGCCAGCTGGCCGAGCAATGGCCCTCACTTCCCGACGCGGTACAGGTGTCGTCAGAGGAGGGAGAGCGGCTTCTCAGTGTCGCCCGTGACCGGACTGGGTGGCACGGGCAGGAAGCGTCGGAGCGTCAGGAGCAGGCCCCGACGCGGCTCTACGACCAGCGTGGGGACGGCATCCGCGACGCGTCGCGTCTCGACGCAGTCCTCGCCGACGCCGACGACGCGGTGCGGCTGGTTCCAGCGATAGCGCTGACCGAATCCGCCGGCGAAGCTGGGGCTGATCGGCAGGAGTCGTCGATACCGACGACGCAGGAACTCGACTGTCAAACCTGTGGACGGGCGACCGACCATCAGTTCAAGACCCACGAGTCGGTCCCGGATGAGGCGTGGACGGGACAACCGATCTGGGAGTGTCGGGTGTGTGGCTCGGCTCGCTACGGACCCAGTCTCGAGTAG
- a CDS encoding DUF6735 family protein: protein MGHRALVAYERTDGQYTLHYSHWGAANLKLKHRISAESPFGGDDTDSKWAKQLLAELADGLEADAVDGYLADEDRPSTVVEPKPRATGLTLDEIVADHLDYLHHEAFFVVSTTFEVTAYRTLWFGLQYDSETVEQGETVGNGALATVRWYDGEPVGDGHLQGQFAALKDVVGDMFDKGVFTPSTARQYLKRKLAERVGDRQELLIPTGESPFEKASLNHS, encoded by the coding sequence ATGGGACATCGCGCACTTGTTGCGTACGAACGCACGGACGGACAGTACACGCTCCACTACAGTCATTGGGGCGCAGCGAACCTGAAGCTCAAACACCGAATCTCGGCTGAGTCGCCGTTCGGTGGCGACGACACCGACTCCAAGTGGGCGAAACAGCTCCTCGCAGAGCTTGCCGATGGCCTCGAGGCAGATGCAGTCGACGGCTACCTCGCTGACGAGGACCGACCGTCGACGGTCGTCGAGCCGAAACCCCGCGCCACCGGGCTCACCCTCGACGAGATCGTCGCTGACCATCTCGACTACCTCCACCACGAGGCGTTCTTCGTGGTGTCGACGACGTTCGAGGTGACCGCCTATCGGACGCTGTGGTTCGGGCTCCAGTACGACTCGGAGACGGTCGAACAGGGAGAGACCGTCGGGAACGGCGCGCTCGCGACGGTGCGCTGGTACGACGGTGAGCCGGTCGGCGACGGCCACCTGCAGGGCCAGTTCGCGGCCCTCAAAGACGTCGTCGGCGACATGTTCGACAAGGGCGTCTTCACGCCGTCGACGGCGAGGCAGTATCTGAAACGGAAGCTCGCTGAGCGGGTCGGGGACCGACAGGAGCTGCTCATTCCAACCGGAGAGTCACCCTTCGAGAAGGCGAGCCTGAACCACTCCTAG
- a CDS encoding DUF7568 family protein: MPPITNWRRESRSPTLAYRNIETGARAVLYRAPDSYRYKWRGVILVDGYPVWSRGYETEDATSFRDELRERPAPVLICPECPNDDVLIGEKAVDGAKVQRWYDCSDCGYEAPSRIVYGPER; the protein is encoded by the coding sequence ATGCCTCCCATCACCAACTGGCGACGCGAGAGCCGCTCGCCGACGCTTGCGTATCGGAACATCGAGACCGGTGCGCGAGCCGTCCTGTATCGTGCGCCGGACTCCTACCGGTACAAGTGGCGCGGGGTGATTCTCGTCGACGGCTACCCGGTCTGGTCGCGGGGATACGAGACGGAGGATGCGACATCGTTCCGTGACGAGCTCCGGGAGCGGCCCGCTCCAGTCCTCATTTGTCCGGAGTGTCCGAACGACGACGTCCTCATCGGCGAGAAGGCAGTAGACGGGGCGAAAGTCCAGCGGTGGTACGACTGCTCTGACTGTGGGTACGAAGCCCCCTCACGCATCGTCTACGGCCCTGAACGCTGA
- a CDS encoding DUF7567 family protein has protein sequence MSLEVLDRHSEALFEFLWCPVCGQEVFTHIPFEGVFCKNCNTQVVLRESRETRGYEEAVLACFDTDSTWNLHVDEKLRRDLPDGSARAKILGAPGAYKVDWWSPAPGEDWEPVERGEFDDMEEPDEVSHLA, from the coding sequence ATGAGTCTCGAAGTACTCGACCGACACAGTGAGGCACTGTTCGAGTTCCTCTGGTGTCCCGTCTGCGGGCAGGAGGTCTTCACCCACATCCCCTTTGAGGGGGTGTTCTGCAAGAACTGTAACACGCAGGTCGTCCTCCGGGAGTCCCGAGAAACCCGTGGCTACGAGGAGGCTGTGCTCGCGTGCTTCGACACCGACTCGACGTGGAATCTTCATGTCGACGAGAAGCTCCGTCGCGACCTGCCTGACGGCTCGGCACGGGCAAAAATCCTCGGTGCACCGGGAGCCTACAAAGTCGACTGGTGGAGTCCAGCACCTGGGGAGGATTGGGAGCCGGTCGAGCGTGGTGAATTCGACGACATGGAGGAACCGGACGAAGTTTCACATCTCGCGTAG
- a CDS encoding phenylalanine--tRNA ligase subunit alpha: MISKAGLAVLDALSTGRDATPEELAAETGYSREHLYDVLDELLAAGLLTETRGSSNQRRVRIAEHPVTEAYRTLQSEFSHVEWTELLSPATLRVCWYLDRPRYIADIADRLGITRQGVHSALSPLKHRALLSRADSKYALHDEVSPLLAFARATVEHEHRARVREIAPSATIAWCDPNRSLVRVQTAEDTDALQAAPDWEMTGLGRFAAYGLQFFLAGEPPFWYAPDEELTAAEVVCHTLLLDSGSRRVSYSMLLIEAEDIDQETLVETAQWYDLEPTAKALYRPLRDNFDRTDDLPVILPKKDEYIALKEQYGVS, from the coding sequence ATGATTTCGAAGGCCGGACTCGCTGTGCTTGACGCGCTGAGTACCGGCCGTGACGCAACACCTGAGGAACTCGCGGCCGAAACCGGATATTCACGAGAACATCTGTACGACGTACTCGACGAATTGCTCGCAGCGGGATTGCTCACAGAAACCCGTGGGTCCAGCAATCAGCGTCGTGTCCGCATCGCGGAACATCCAGTTACCGAAGCGTATCGAACGCTGCAGTCGGAGTTCAGCCACGTGGAATGGACGGAACTGCTCTCCCCAGCCACACTCCGCGTGTGTTGGTATCTCGATAGACCACGTTACATCGCTGATATCGCAGACCGGCTCGGAATCACTCGCCAAGGTGTCCACAGCGCGTTATCGCCGCTCAAGCACCGAGCACTACTCTCCAGAGCCGATTCGAAGTACGCCCTTCATGACGAAGTCTCGCCGCTGTTGGCGTTCGCCCGGGCTACTGTAGAGCACGAACATCGAGCCCGAGTCCGGGAAATCGCCCCCAGCGCCACGATCGCGTGGTGCGATCCGAACCGATCCCTCGTCCGCGTACAGACCGCTGAGGATACGGACGCACTCCAAGCAGCTCCGGACTGGGAGATGACCGGACTGGGCCGGTTTGCAGCGTATGGTCTACAGTTTTTCCTCGCCGGCGAGCCTCCGTTCTGGTATGCTCCGGACGAGGAGCTAACGGCTGCTGAAGTCGTATGCCATACGCTCCTTCTGGATAGCGGATCTCGGCGGGTCAGCTATTCGATGCTGCTGATCGAGGCGGAGGACATCGATCAGGAGACACTCGTCGAGACCGCACAGTGGTACGACTTAGAACCCACTGCGAAAGCGTTGTATCGGCCACTTCGGGACAACTTCGACAGGACAGATGATCTGCCAGTCATCCTCCCAAAGAAGGACGAATATATCGCGCTCAAAGAGCAATACGGCGTCTCGTAA
- a CDS encoding restriction endonuclease, which yields MAVLDDLSGFEFEDLMEDVFRNLGYENVRQAERTADEGRDIIMEEVVDGTRRAIIVECKHTGTVGRPVVQKLHSAIATFDFDGPKRGMVATTGRFTNPAEEYADRLQRNDDPYPIELIDGEDLREIADEIGLDLYNGRIEILCDETLRPYDPAADVDAPVQEAFRDIENIEAADLPVPHSQVTFRPVVAITADTNAVFETSVGVIHRINDRTQFVVHAERGHPKVADDEVATLVTENLHATVDLDVDQFGEVFDDVEERRFGQTQTEYKEWAVERLQDYHTTTVTYTGDNNVTYNKTCEPNRSDISVQSIEPVYLPEVRQTTEILEYSYPYEYYAAGPSRVTLEDGIHRCVHCETSGVDETYTYCPNCGAIACDTHIKTERLEGEPVCTGCAVTERFALKRKYFYDEENLGAFRKEYAEMPLHEKAMENKLLAGGSVVATLLLVVGLLVIGGII from the coding sequence ATGGCTGTACTGGACGACCTCTCTGGATTCGAGTTCGAGGACTTGATGGAGGACGTCTTCCGCAACCTCGGCTACGAAAACGTCCGCCAGGCAGAGCGGACGGCCGACGAGGGGCGGGACATCATTATGGAGGAGGTCGTCGACGGCACGCGAAGGGCGATAATCGTCGAGTGCAAGCACACTGGAACGGTCGGCCGACCGGTCGTCCAGAAGCTGCACTCGGCCATCGCGACGTTCGACTTCGACGGTCCAAAGCGCGGGATGGTCGCCACCACTGGTCGATTTACGAACCCTGCCGAGGAGTACGCTGACCGGCTCCAGCGGAACGACGATCCCTATCCCATCGAGCTGATCGACGGCGAGGACCTTCGGGAGATCGCCGACGAAATCGGTCTCGATCTCTACAACGGGCGCATCGAAATCCTCTGTGACGAGACGCTCCGACCGTACGATCCGGCGGCGGATGTCGACGCACCTGTCCAGGAGGCGTTCCGCGACATCGAGAATATTGAGGCCGCGGATCTGCCGGTGCCGCACTCGCAAGTGACGTTCCGACCGGTGGTTGCGATCACCGCCGACACGAACGCTGTCTTCGAGACCTCAGTCGGTGTCATCCACCGGATCAACGACCGCACACAGTTCGTTGTCCACGCTGAGCGCGGCCATCCGAAGGTGGCCGACGACGAAGTCGCGACGCTGGTCACCGAGAACCTCCACGCGACGGTTGACCTCGATGTCGACCAGTTCGGGGAGGTCTTCGACGACGTCGAGGAGCGCCGCTTCGGCCAGACCCAGACGGAGTACAAGGAATGGGCCGTCGAGCGGCTCCAGGACTACCACACGACGACGGTGACCTACACCGGCGACAACAACGTCACGTACAACAAGACCTGTGAGCCGAACCGCTCGGACATCTCAGTGCAATCGATTGAGCCGGTGTACCTCCCTGAGGTTCGGCAGACGACAGAGATACTGGAGTACTCGTATCCGTACGAATACTATGCTGCTGGCCCCTCACGGGTCACTCTGGAGGACGGGATTCATCGCTGCGTCCACTGCGAAACGAGCGGCGTCGACGAGACGTACACCTACTGTCCGAACTGCGGGGCGATCGCCTGCGACACCCACATCAAGACCGAACGGCTCGAAGGGGAGCCGGTCTGTACCGGCTGTGCGGTGACCGAACGGTTCGCGCTGAAGAGGAAGTACTTCTACGACGAGGAGAACCTCGGCGCGTTCCGCAAGGAGTACGCCGAGATGCCCCTCCACGAGAAGGCGATGGAGAACAAGCTGCTTGCTGGCGGGAGCGTGGTTGCGACGCTGCTGCTCGTCGTCGGACTACTCGTGATCGGCGGCATCATCTAA